One window of the Triticum dicoccoides isolate Atlit2015 ecotype Zavitan chromosome 3B, WEW_v2.0, whole genome shotgun sequence genome contains the following:
- the LOC119276552 gene encoding uncharacterized protein LOC119276552 isoform X2 yields MATLAPRPDLLLVALRRSRARTRAPVPPQAARRVFLGLGAAFVDQLARMASGGTPSRSFVAAARPRQGVSPVEQILKNVEWPDEFPFKPDDFSRFDESSDTVFYSAPRFVTHIDDPAIRALTKYYSQVLPPSNTPGVAILDMCSSWVSHYPVGYQQEKIVGMGMNEDELKKNPVLTEYVVQDLNLNPKLPFDDNTFDVITNVVSVDYLTKPTDVFKEMRRILKPSGLAIMSFSNRCFWTKAISIWTSTGDADHAWIVGAYFHYAGGFEPPEAVDISPNPGQTDPMYIVCSRKKTA; encoded by the exons ATGGCCACCCTCGCGCCACGCCCCGACCTCCTCCTCGTCGCTCTGAGAAGGTCCCGCGCTAGGACT CGCGCTCCGGTGCCACCGCAGGCAGCGCGGCGCGTCTTCCTCGGCCTCGGCGCCGCTTTCGTCGACCAGCTCGCCCGCATGGCCTCCGGTGGTACCCCGTCCCGCTCGTTCGTGGCCGCGGCGCGGCCAAGGCAGGGGGTTTCCCCTGTCGAACAG ATTTTGAAGAATGTGGAATGGCCGGACGAGTTCCCTTTCAAGCCCGACGACTTCAGCCGCTTCGACGA GTCATCAGATACTGTGTTCTATTCGGCTCCCCGTTTTGTCACGCACATTGACGACCCAGCAATCAGAGCGCTCACAAAATACTACTCCCAAGTTCTTCCTCCAAGCAACACTCCAGGCGTGGCCATCCTGGACATGTGCAGTAGCTGG GTGAGCCATTATCCGGTTGGATACCAACAAGAGAAGATCGTAGGGATGGGTATGAATGAAGACGAGCTGAAAAAGAACCCG GTTTTGACAGAGTATGTTGTGCAAGACCTCAATCTGAACCCGAAGCTTCCTTTCGACGATAACACCTTTGATGTTATAACCAACGTG gTTAgtgtagactacttgacaaaaccaACGGATGTTTTTAAGGAGATGAGACGAATACTTAAACCATCTGGGTTAGCTATCATGAG CTTTTCAAATCGCTGCTTTTGGACAAAAGCTATATCCATTTGGACATCAACTGGTGATGCTGACCATGCTTGGATAGTTGGTGCATACTTCCATTATGCTGGAGGGTTTGAGCCCCCTGAG GCTGTTGATATATCTCCCAATCCAGGACAAACAGATCCGATGTACATTGTTTGCTCTAGAAAGAAAACAGCTTAA
- the LOC119276552 gene encoding uncharacterized protein LOC119276552 isoform X1 has translation MATLAPRPDLLLVALRRSRARTLRARAAAVPRARRAPVPPQAARRVFLGLGAAFVDQLARMASGGTPSRSFVAAARPRQGVSPVEQILKNVEWPDEFPFKPDDFSRFDESSDTVFYSAPRFVTHIDDPAIRALTKYYSQVLPPSNTPGVAILDMCSSWVSHYPVGYQQEKIVGMGMNEDELKKNPVLTEYVVQDLNLNPKLPFDDNTFDVITNVVSVDYLTKPTDVFKEMRRILKPSGLAIMSFSNRCFWTKAISIWTSTGDADHAWIVGAYFHYAGGFEPPEAVDISPNPGQTDPMYIVCSRKKTA, from the exons ATGGCCACCCTCGCGCCACGCCCCGACCTCCTCCTCGTCGCTCTGAGAAGGTCCCGCGCTAGGACTCTTCGCGCACGCGCCGCCGCTGTCCCACGTGCCCGCCGCGCTCCGGTGCCACCGCAGGCAGCGCGGCGCGTCTTCCTCGGCCTCGGCGCCGCTTTCGTCGACCAGCTCGCCCGCATGGCCTCCGGTGGTACCCCGTCCCGCTCGTTCGTGGCCGCGGCGCGGCCAAGGCAGGGGGTTTCCCCTGTCGAACAG ATTTTGAAGAATGTGGAATGGCCGGACGAGTTCCCTTTCAAGCCCGACGACTTCAGCCGCTTCGACGA GTCATCAGATACTGTGTTCTATTCGGCTCCCCGTTTTGTCACGCACATTGACGACCCAGCAATCAGAGCGCTCACAAAATACTACTCCCAAGTTCTTCCTCCAAGCAACACTCCAGGCGTGGCCATCCTGGACATGTGCAGTAGCTGG GTGAGCCATTATCCGGTTGGATACCAACAAGAGAAGATCGTAGGGATGGGTATGAATGAAGACGAGCTGAAAAAGAACCCG GTTTTGACAGAGTATGTTGTGCAAGACCTCAATCTGAACCCGAAGCTTCCTTTCGACGATAACACCTTTGATGTTATAACCAACGTG gTTAgtgtagactacttgacaaaaccaACGGATGTTTTTAAGGAGATGAGACGAATACTTAAACCATCTGGGTTAGCTATCATGAG CTTTTCAAATCGCTGCTTTTGGACAAAAGCTATATCCATTTGGACATCAACTGGTGATGCTGACCATGCTTGGATAGTTGGTGCATACTTCCATTATGCTGGAGGGTTTGAGCCCCCTGAG GCTGTTGATATATCTCCCAATCCAGGACAAACAGATCCGATGTACATTGTTTGCTCTAGAAAGAAAACAGCTTAA
- the LOC119276553 gene encoding glucan endo-1,3-beta-glucosidase 14-like: MAAAREASRAASPVAAAAGVLLVLAVLLTGQVIVANALSIGVNYGQIANNLPSPGRVSTLLRSIKISKVKLYDADPHVLRAFLGTGVEFVIGIGNEHVPAMVSSTVAQAWLQQHVVPHLHAGARITCITVGNEAFKGNDTVLQGSLLPAMHSVHQALGALGLQGRVNVTTAHSLDIMGVSYPPSAGAFAPGAVSHLQPFLKFLSATRAPFLINCYPFFAYKDDPARVPLDYVLFQPNAGVTDPNTGLNYDNMLYAQVDAVYSAIKALGHTDVDVKVSETGWPSRGDPDEVGATPQHAGTYIGNLLRRIEMKQGTPLRPAVPIDVYVFALFNENLKPGPASERNYGLFYPDGTPVYNVGLRGYLPPMADSHGARQAVHAILLIAIATVGFALS; encoded by the exons ATGGCGGCAGCTCGGGAGGCGTCGAGGGCAGCTTCCCCCgtcgctgcggccgccggagttctcctggtcctcgccgtcctcctcacag GGCAGGTGATTGTGGCGAATGCCCTGTCCATCGGCGTCAACTACGGGCAGATCGCCAACAACCTCCCTTCGCCGGGGCGGGTGTCGACGCTGCTCCGGTCGATCAAGATCAGCAAGGTGAAGCTCTACGACGCCGACCCGCACGTTCTGCGCGCCTTCCTCGGCACGGGCGTCGAGTTCGTGATCGGCATCGGCAACGAGCACGTCCCGGCGATGGTCAGCTCCACGGTGGCGCAGGCGTGGCTCCAGCAGCACGTGGTGCCGCACCTCCACGCCGGCGCGCGCATCACCTGCATCACCGTCGGCAACGAGGCGTTCAAGGGCAACGACACCGTCCTGCAGGGCAGCCTCCTGCCCGCCATGCACTCGGTGCACCAGGCGCTCGGGGCGCTGGGCCTGCAGGGCCGCGTGAACGTCACCACCGCGCACTCGCTGGACATCATGGGCGTCTCCTACCCGCCCTCCGCCGGCGCGTTCGCTCCGGGCGCCGTGTCGCACCTGCAGCCGTTCCTCAAGTTCCTGTCGGCGACGAGGGCCCCGTTCCTCATCAACTGCTACCCGTTCTTCGCCTACAAGGACGACCCGGCGCGCGTGCCGCTGGACTACGTGCTCTTCCAGCCCAACGCCGGCGTCACCGACCCCAACACGGGGCTCAACTACGACAACATGCTGTACGCGCAGGTGGACGCCGTCTACTCGGCCATCAAGGCGCTGGGGCACACGGACGTGGACGTCAAGGTCTCCGAGACCGGGTGGCCGTCCCGGGGCGACCCCGACGAGGTGGGCGCCACGCCGCAGCACGCCGGGACGTACATCGGGAACCTGCTGAGGAGGATAGAGATGAAGCAGGGCACGCCGCTGCGGCCGGCGGTGCCCATCGACGTCTACGTGTTCGCGCTCTTCAACGAGAACCTCAAGCCCGGCCCGGCGTCGGAGCGGAACTACGGGCTGTTCTACCCCGACGGCACGCCGGTCTACAACGTCGGCCTCCGCGGCTACCTGCCGCCCATGGCGGATTCACACGGAGCACGGCAG GCGGTTCATGCGATCCTACTCATCGCCATCGCGACGGTCGGTTTTGCATTGTCATGA